GAAAAACCAACTGCAGACctgacagtaaaaacacacaggttCCATTTCAAACATTTGGTCACAGGTcacactgtttataaaaataaacagacaacaGTAGGGGATCTTCCCGGAAACATCACATCATGATctttttaacacacaaacagtctgaACTGAGCTTTCTTACTATCCAGACACTGTTTGGTCATGTGTATTAGTGTCCACTACTTTTAACAGCACCAAAAAATGTGGTCCCCCCAAATTAGCTCTCCTTTATTACATTTGTTCGGGGATCACTCTGTAACATTGTGAATGTAGTGTGGATCCACATTATCACTGTAGacaaaaatgtcttaaaatgtATGGATCTCTGCAATTCAGTAGAAAAGTAGATCACGGACCTGCTGAAGATTAATCGTGACATAAATTTGTTAGATCGCCCGCAAAATCTATAAAACcttgaaagagagaggagaagaaatgtcatcgtaagctgctttcagaactAACACACGGCCGATGcaaaacatctcaggatgaaaagtgGTGCCATGCACACGGAGGACAGCGACAAAGacgtcaagagagcttttggtgataagagctgacgccGGTTTctatgtgctgtaaacaaaaccatgtgatctccgcagcagaattcatacattacatcctgcctcGGCCTGCTGCACCCCCCCCTTACCCGAGCACTCTGGAGATTtcagtgttgttgtgaatgcgtgAGAGAATAAATCTCCTGCTCTGTTGTTCATGTATGAAAGGTAAACAGCTACACTGACCAGTTCCTGTTTATGAATGAATGGGACTAAGTCACTTCTGATAATATTGGTCTCACCATGTTAATAGTTGGAACATCACTAGAATGAAGCACAACAGGTCAAGAAACACGAGCAGATAATTAATctagctgaaaacacacagaaagtgagTTTATATAAATGTTGCTCACAATTCCTTGCTGCAGAGGAGAACTGGTTTATTTCCAGAGTAACTTGATTTATATCCAGACTATCTGACTACAGAATGTAAGATCATCAGATGTTCATGTTTCTTGGTATGTTTGACCTCTTTTCAGTGACCTAGCTGCAGTCACTGATCCCCAAAGGCCAAAACTATGGATCTACTAACTCGGATCTGAAACAGACCTGAGGAATACTAGAGAAACCTGATGTCGTAATATAGATTAGCTTTCAAGAGAAACACTCTAGTCCTGGAATGCAGCTTTTGTTGATGTTATTAATTACCTCCGTCCCATTGCCAGTTCCCTGTTTGACTTCAGGCTTAcaaaaaaactaagaaaaactattttattgaaacttggtggaagggtgggggATGAGCCAAGGAAGAACGCATtcatttcccaggaaataatacCTGGATCTTGATGACTAACATCAGGTGCATTCAGAGGACTGAGAGTTTGATTCCTGGCTCCTTTTCTTGAATGCTGAAATGTCCTTGGGCTCTGACACTGGCTCTGCAAGTTGTATACATGATAAAAGTGTTTTGCGAGGTCGTTAAGACTAGAAAAACACCGTATAAAAGATAGTTCATTTACaaacttttaaaacaatttatgtaaaatgtgttcTCTTCAGGACACTATGATATGGTCACAATTATAAGAACTAAAAGTGCACTCAGAGAGCACACACCTCTTCCAAGGCTAACAGCTAATCTCAGCATGTAAAAGAAAGTCTTCTAAATTTGATGGATTCTTTCTTCGggcatgccccacccctccactaaaattttattttatttagtacTTTTTGAATAATCATGCAAAAAGACAGACGAATAAATCGACTTCAATGAAATCACAAGAAGGGCACTCAGAGATCGCATGCTCTTAATGTTaaaagacagtaaaaaaaaaaaatcctgcatctgcCAGAGGTTAATGTGTTCTTCCTTGGACCATACCCCaaccttccatcaagtttcaataaaatcagtcGAGTTTTTGCCAAAAGAAATTGAGACAAACATCAATAACCATAACGTCCTTGGTAGAGGTGATGAGTCGTGAATAAAAACGCCAGAAACTTCCTTTAACATGATGAGTACAATCTTCATATAACTAATATCAAGACTGGGAAAGTGAAACCTTTAAATGGATTGGTCAATAACTTCATGATTTGTGCTATTTCACCACAAAATGCTGCTGGTTGGTTTAAGTATAATAAAAGAGGACGGTCAAAACATCTCGTGTGATATGAATGATacgtaatgtaatgtaatgtaagaTTGTATGTTTAGTGTCTGAGGAGCACCGTGCCAGGACTGCGGCAGCTATGTGACAACAGCGGCCAGAAAAAGGCAGAGGCAGGTGTATCGTGATTCTAGAGCAGATCAgataacacacaacaacacacagctgttttAATGTCTTAAAACAGCCCTGTTCAAAATTCAAATTGATATAGACACATTATCAATTTAACTGGTTTGAGTGCTAATGGGAATCAGTTGTAAATCATTGTAATTGTCTGTTTgcgttgtttgtgtttggagtaTGTGTTGCTTTTAATTTCTCTTCATTTCCGTGTAAACTAGGAGAAGGTCGTGTCTAGCAGACCTGTTTCCCTGCATTTGAGACTGAGATAAAATACTGTTGGGAATATGGCAACTCtgttttttggtttcttttggTCTATATTAGTTTTACTTGAATTGATAATGGTCTTTATCTTTCACATGCTGAGACACTTAGTGTTAAACTGATCTTGGTGCAAACACGTTAAATGGATCTGTTCCCCAGCCCCCTTTGAAACCCACCCGGTGGTCACATGTGCTCCGGGTGGCTCTGCAGGCAGGAGATCATCTCTCGGACCGGCCTGCCCTCAAAACAAATCTGATAGACTGCTGTGAAGAGAGGgaacctgcagagagaggatggagggagtcAGACGAGACACAGAAGAGAACAAGATTAAGCATGACGGTGCACGGATGGCTCAAATGTGCAGTGTCAACACCTCAGCTACTTTAGAGGCCCAGTTTTTGCATCAAAGCACCATTTTCAACTAGTCATATgttaatgtcctctgatatcctccttgTAGGCGCATTCACATTCTCACAGACACATAAGAAAACATCAGACACTCAGGCACAAGCGCGGGGTACCATTCACATCGCTACGTCCGgtagtggacttttaggctcaaaacatggtgaaaatgacactgtttcgatttgaatataaatgtctGGGCttctggacacttggatgacaccacccgagcagtatggaggcatgatgtgtctcttttctgttgttCTTTAATGTCTGAAGAAGGAGTCCCGTTTtcttggatttggctgcaacactgtttacccctgaaactccaaaggtgttttgtggactcaaacacttcacccgccCCTCCTAAGCTAGGCTAAAGACGTCCTGCCTCCAGCTATGTCCTGGACACAAAGACATCAAACGCCCTCTCCATCCACACACCAACAGAGGATACACACAACACCTTTCaatacttcaaaataaaaacagagactgGTGTATACGTACTTGTCCACCAGGCTCTTCTGTTTGAGGATGTGATAAACCTCAGCTGATGTGGCAGGACCCTGGAGCTTCTGACCGTTCAAcatctcctgctccagctcctcaaTGCTCTGAGAGCAGGTGAGACAAGAAGAATCAAATTCATCATATGGAAGCAGCTTTACATTAGAAATCTGTTTTCCAATGAATTCCACTTATAACACAGGTTTTAAATCAAGTGTCACTTGTGAGGACTGGTCAACAGTCACAatagaaaaacagcaaaagtcCATAACATCCACTGGTGTGTGTTACACAGTCACTGGTTCACCTACCTTTCCTGTTTTAGCAAAGGCCTCTGCCACTCTCCGGTTGCGGCCGCCATAGCATGTAGTGATGAGGTCGGCCACGCCGCAGCTTTCTAGAAAAGTTGCCGTAGAAACAGAGTCGTTCTTGGAGAAGAGTTTAGCGAAGGCGATCATCTCCATCAGCCCCAGACGAATCACAGCGGCCTTGGTGTTGTCACCGCACCGCAACCCATCACAGAAGCCTGCACCCACTGCGACGATGTTCTGTCCCCAACATAGAACACATATATTCACATTCACTATATCAACAGCACCTTAACAATGACTTATATTGTTTCAGACATGTACTTTTTTTAGtatggtccatgtcccatctgctgacatggaggaggtatAGAGTGTCTACTGGAACATACTATCAGAGTGTGCGTACCTTCAGTGCTCCACACAGCTCCACTGTATCAGCATCATCCACCACTGTGATCCTGAAGTTTGgagtctgcagcagctctttgaACAGCAGACCGTTCTCCAGGATCCTactgcctacacacacacacacacacacacacacacacacacacacacacacacacacacacacacacagcactttaAATGAGACCAACATTTATGTGCAGTGTCTGTACCCTGACAACCCAATAGTTGGAAACTTTACTTGACACTTCTTTAAAAATAGACAACAAAGCCAAAAGATTACACAACCTACTTCTTATTTTTAATCCCTCCTCCTCAAATAGACACCCCTTAAATTGAGGCTATTTGCAGCCCACATTGAAAACtttgaaaactaaaatgcaGGCACACTTCAATAGACAACTCCAATACTGTGTGtgaaatacacaaagaaaatacTTACAAAGAAAATACTTGCAAAGAAACTACCAACTACCAAATCAATGTAGTgttgtacaaaaacacaaagtagtGTATAATGGTAATGCCTATGGACAGTACAGGTACAAGTAAGTAAATAATGAATAAGTGTGACCTtccagactttttattttttatattttaatgttctGTAAAGTGTAATAGCAAAACATCTGCTCCTTATTTTAACTGTACACAGTCATATATTCTACTTACCAATTGTGGTTTCACAGAATTTCTCAGCTGCTACTTCATTGGCGATGTTTGCTCCCATGAGAACACTGACATCAATCCCCATCTTCTCTCGAATGATGTCGGAGATCAGCTTTAGACCCTCTGGGCCTTCATCTATCCcctgaaagacagacacagagggatgTGAGGGACGTGTGACTGCAGGAAGCAGGTGAGAGATGCTGGATGTGGGAGGGAGATGTGGAGGGAAACAGCAGATTAGTGACAAACAGATTCAGCACGCAGACGTTTAGCTTATACTTGAATACTGTGATTATGCCATGCAGATGCTAGAAAAcacaatgataaaaaaacatttccattggcctcctcctctgtgggacacacgcacgcacgcttTACCATAGAAATCCAGAATCTTTATGATGTTTGTATTCCGTACAAAGGATCAGAATGTTGTGTGAATTGATCATCACATGAAGGTTGTGGATATGAAAGATACAAAGATACTCCTGAGCAACAGTCAAGTAACAATAAATTAACTCACAAGCTGCTTTTAGTGCTGACTGACCAACTGTAttcaaatggtaaatggtctgtatttatatagcacactatcttgatggccactcaaagtgtttcaaagtaaagttttaacattcacacacacatgcagcactttctctatcacacatcaccaATATACTGGTACAGCCATCAGAGGTAATTTGGTGTTCAGATTCAgaatcttgcccaaagacactttggcatgtggaATTATTCTCAAGGATTTGTTTCATTCAACATGAACTTTGCAACAGCTGGCTGCTCACTTTCTATTCTGAGGGAAACTGAGAGTAAGTACAGCTTTGGTCTATTTTAATCCCAGGCCTGCAGCACTCAAAGCCCCCTCTCTCCCTAATGGCCCCCTCCACAGTTTTTAATCTGCTTTTTTACCTGGAGAGAATTGAGgattcatttaaaacatgtgcacacacacacgcacacatgtgtTGTCATGGCTTTCATCTCTGTAAACTGGGCAATGGTGGAAATGTGGGTCTGAACAAGTCCAAAAGTAAAGCAGACTGATTCATtacaaagtaaatgttctgtCAAAGTCAGAGATTTACAGCCACTTTAGCTCTGGACTGATCCAGAAAACTTAATCTGATGAAAACCTGTGTTAAACAGACATTATAAGGTAAGACAAGGTCAAAGTCTGCAGAGTTAATACCTCCACTGatgaggttatattttcatcagtgtttgtttgtctgtttgtgtgtaagcagcacacacaaacacacaaaaaccagtACACAGGTTACCAAGAAACTTGGTACGAAGAGTGAGTAAGACGTACAGGTTAAAGAAGAACGcattaaattttggtgtagATCCAGATCAGGATCAGGagacagatccaggaattttctctttctgtaacATTGGGAGATGGGGTGTTTTTCCAAAAAATGTCTGTTTAGGGAAATTATATTTATCAGTAACattgaaaattaaaacaatttctAACAGCTCAGACTCACAAGATGATTTAAAAGCCCACTTCGTGCAGTGAATGTGACTTTGAGATGCATGAACACAAATTCAAGGCCATCGACGGTTAAGACGATAAAAGCTGCTTGGGCCGGCTCCAGATGATGAAATTTCAGTGAACTTATTCTACCAAACAGGGACTCCCACTGAGCTGGAATCTGTCTTCAAAGGAGAGGACAGGCTGCACAACTAAAATTGCACATTCAGGAACTGTGAGGTGGTGTGGATAATATGCtcacacacttttttcactGAAGTATTATTACCTTGATGAGTGTGATTCCTCGAGCTCTGGTGGAGACGCAGCCAACCATCTCGTCACAGAGCTTCCTGATGAACTGGTGAGGGACAACAAACACCAGCAGGTCAGCTCCCTCTGCAGCATCACAGAGCTTCGGGACAGCTACCTGTGTGGGAAACAAAAAGACACATAAACTATGCACAACGCGGGCTTTGCATGTCTTTGAAAAGCTCTGATTAGGTGATTCAGAAGTTAAAGTCCTAAACATCAAGGTGAAAAGTAGGCTGAACCTGTCACTTCTGAACTGCACAGCATTTCATCGACTACATCTCAATTATTACTGTATGTTAACTGCAACTCGGAGCCCAAACACATACAGTTACATACAATATAAGCTTGCACAGCATCAAAGTGCTGCAGATTCCAGCAGACTGGAGGTTCATAAATTCTAAAAGAGTAATCCTGCTGTCTCTTACCACATTCTCTGGCAGTTTATATCCAGGAAGGTActtgatgttttcatgttccG
This region of Paralichthys olivaceus isolate ysfri-2021 chromosome 13, ASM2471397v2, whole genome shotgun sequence genomic DNA includes:
- the gpd1l gene encoding glycerol-3-phosphate dehydrogenase 1-like protein, whose amino-acid sequence is MASPLKVCIVGSGNWGSAIARIIGDNARSLQSFATTVKMWVFEENINGRKLTDIINTEHENIKYLPGYKLPENVVAVPKLCDAAEGADLLVFVVPHQFIRKLCDEMVGCVSTRARGITLIKGIDEGPEGLKLISDIIREKMGIDVSVLMGANIANEVAAEKFCETTIGSRILENGLLFKELLQTPNFRITVVDDADTVELCGALKNIVAVGAGFCDGLRCGDNTKAAVIRLGLMEMIAFAKLFSKNDSVSTATFLESCGVADLITTCYGGRNRRVAEAFAKTGKSIEELEQEMLNGQKLQGPATSAEVYHILKQKSLVDKFPLFTAVYQICFEGRPVREMISCLQSHPEHM